The following nucleotide sequence is from Thermus thermamylovorans.
CGCCACCTCACCCTCTCCCTGGAAGAAGTGGACCGCGCTCCGAACAAAGGAGCCAAGGAGCTCGTCCTCTGGAAGATCGCCCACGAGGTGGTTTCCTTGGCCCTGGAACACGGCGTGGCCGTCGCCACGGAGCGCCTGAGGTACCTGAGGAAGTCCAGGAGGGGTGATGGTTCGGGAAGGGCCTTCCGCAGGAAGCAGCACCGCTTCGCCTACGCCTCCCTCCTCCGGAAGGTCCACTCCCTGGCCAGGAAGAGAGGGGTCCAGGTGGTGGAGGTGAACCCGCAGGACACCTCCACCATCGGGATGCTGAAGTACGCCCCCCTTCTTTCCCTCTCCAAGGACGTGGCCGCCGCTTACGTCATTGGGAGAAGGGCCTTGGGGTTCAGGGAAAAGCTTCCCAGGGGGTACGAGAGGCTTCTCCGGGACGAACGCTTCAGGGGTCACGTCCAGGGCTTCTACGCCTCCAAGGTGCAGGAACTCCAGGCCAAAAAAGCGCAGGAGCGCAACCCCTACCTGAGGCGCAGGCTTTCCCGGGAGATCGGGAAGGCGAAGCGCCACCTCTCCTTGTTTTCAAGCCTTCAGGGTTCACCGGGGAGCCAGAGGGAGGTCACCGACGGAAGGAACTCCCCTGGCGTTAATCCCTGGCGGGTCCTGAGGGTAGGCCTCTTCCTTCCCCTCCTCGGGCGCGAGGTGCCCCGCGACCTCTCCCCGCTGAAGGTCATCCTTCACCGGGGAGCGTGGGAGGGGTGGAAGGGAGGCTTAGGTCCTCCTCCTGGTGGAGGGCCGAAGTGCGCTAATGTGCACTTTGGTTGACCAGGTCCTACGGGGCCTTCCAGACCAAAGGCCACTTCCGGGACCGAGCGGACCTCGGCCTCGTCCGCCTGGGGGCCTCGAGGCTCCGGCGGTTCCTGGAGGCCAGGCCTGGCCTCGAGGTCCATATGGCCTTCCCGGGCATCGGCCTGGGGGGGCTGGACCCCAGGGAGGTCCTCGAGGCCCTGGAGGAGGCCCTGGCAGGGGTGGGGAACCGGGTGGTCCTCTACCGCCTGTGAGCGGGGGGGCCTTCCGGCCCCTCGGGGGGGACCGCTATGGAAGCGCTAAAGCGGTTCGCCCGGGTGAGCGGGAGCTTCGCCGTGGTCTTTGAGGAGGGGAAGCTCGTGAAGGTGGCTGGAAGGCCCCGGCCCCAGGACCACACCTTCCTCATGGAGCTCGCGGAAGAGGTGGTGCGGGCCTTCGCTTCGGGGAAGAGCGGCCTCGTCCTGGTGAGCCCGGAGCGGGTGCGGGTGGCGTATAGGGAAGAGGGCCTGGGGGCCTAGCGGCCCCACGGCCAGGGGCAGGAGGTGCAAGATGGTCGCGCTCCTGCCCAACACGGACGGCGTTCCCAAGACCAGACTCTCGGACCGGGCCCTGGAGGGCCTCATCCGGCGGCACGGGGCCTACGTCCACCCCCGGCTGGTGGAGGAGGGGTGGGTGGACCTGGAGGACCTCGAGGCCCTGGGCCACGTGGAGGTCCTGGAGGTCCAGCCCCTTCCGGGGGAGAAGGTCTTCGTGCCGAGCCGGGCCGGGTGGGTGGTCCTGGAGGTGGCTTAGGGCCAGGGGGGGCCGGGTGGCCCCCCTTCGCACCCGGGTGGAGGTGGGAGATGCGGCGAATTCGAGTCAGAAAGCACCTAGAGGAGATGGCCCAGGCGGCCCGGGCCCTCGCCCTCTACGCCGAAGACCTCCACGCCTTCCTCTCCGAGCACCCCCTGGAGGCGGAGCGGGTGGCCCGGGAGGTGAAGGAGGCGGTGGAAGGGCTCAGAGGGCTGGCCTCCCGGCTCTACGCCCTCGAGGCCAGGCTCAAGGCCCCCTACGAGGACAACTCGGCGGTGGCGCTCAGGCGGGAGCTTTTCGGGGAGGTCTGACATGGGCCACACGCACTACTGGCGGATCAGGACGGAGGCGAAGGAAGCGGTGGAGAAGAGGCTTGGGGCCGTCCTCGAGGACTTCGCCCGGCTCCTTCCCCACCTTCCTCCCCTAGCGGGGCCGGACGGGACGGGGGGGCCGGTCCTCTACCCTCCCGAGGTGGCCTTCAACGGCCCCGCCCCGGAGGACTACGAGAGCTTCGTCTTCCCCTGGTGGGAGGAGAGGGAGTGGTCCTTCGGGTTCTGCAAGACGGGGCCCGACCGGGAAAGTAAGCGCCCCTACGACCTCGCCGTGCGGACCTTTTTACTCCTCGCCAAGCTCCACCTGGGGGACCTCGTTCAGGTGGCCTCGGACGCGCCCCTCGCCGACTGGGCGGAGGCCGCCCTCCTGGTGGAGGGGGTCCTAGCCCTCCCCGTAGACCTCTATGGGCTCCTTGGGGCGCGGCTCCTGGAGGTGGAGGACGCCCGAGGCCGCCGCTTCCTCCTGGAGCGGTGGAAAGAGGACGACAGGGAGCTAGACGACTGGCTCCAAGCCCGGGAGCGCCTGGACCGAGAGGGCCTCTTTCCCTGGCCCTTCCGGGGGCCGTACCGGGTCCTCGGGGAGGTGCACCTCCCCCAGGAGGAGCTTCCCCGGCGCTGGGCCAGGGAGGGGTTCTACAGGCGAGGGTGAAGGGGAGGGCCCCCCAGGGCAGGGGGGCCTTCCGGCCCCTCGGGGGGGACCGAAGGAGGCGCGATGAAAGCTAAAGAGGTGGTCCAGAGGCTGAGGACGGAAAGGAGGGCAAAGTGAAAGGCGGCTGTTGGGACGCATCTGCCTTCGCCGAGGAGGCCAAGGGGATCCTTGAGGACTGGCTCAGGGGGCTCCTCACGGACCGGGAGGCCCTCGAGGCCATCCTCCAGGCCGCCCGGGAGAACAACTTCTCCCCGGATTTGGAAGAGGAGGAGGGCTAGGGGGCCTAGAGGCCCCACGGGAATGAGCGGGAGGTGGAGGATGAAGGACCTAAGGCTCACCC
It contains:
- a CDS encoding IS200/IS605 family accessory protein TnpB-related protein; translated protein: RHLTLSLEEVDRAPNKGAKELVLWKIAHEVVSLALEHGVAVATERLRYLRKSRRGDGSGRAFRRKQHRFAYASLLRKVHSLARKRGVQVVEVNPQDTSTIGMLKYAPLLSLSKDVAAAYVIGRRALGFREKLPRGYERLLRDERFRGHVQGFYASKVQELQAKKAQERNPYLRRRLSREIGKAKRHLSLFSSLQGSPGSQREVTDGRNSPGVNPWRVLRVGLFLPLLGREVPRDLSPLKVILHRGAWEGWKGGLGPPPGGGPKCANVHFG
- a CDS encoding RNA 2'-phosphotransferase codes for the protein MVALLPNTDGVPKTRLSDRALEGLIRRHGAYVHPRLVEEGWVDLEDLEALGHVEVLEVQPLPGEKVFVPSRAGWVVLEVA